One segment of Pyrococcus sp. ST04 DNA contains the following:
- a CDS encoding sulfatase-like hydrolase/transferase has translation MDNINVIVIVLDTLRRDYGLFLKNSMEQLGFVYYDNAISTSSWTLPSHASIFTGLYPAFHGVHGGTNKDITSLRLGKSLPLLSRDLFELGYETILVSANPFITPNFGFRYFNKFHNIYRTLGWLSENEKNELHRLKLKYKVQSRVDLIHALLSTGHVRILLKLIVSYSLNRIGIIDRDWPLDKGVKKALSVFKSMRPSKIPRFIFVNLMEAHEPYLKNDPFKQVRKHNLKTNSKLPEKYLSLWRHAYRMEVQYLKNKLLEILRMLKSNDLFDSSLIIITSDHGQLLGEYNRIGHGVFLYDELIRVPLFIHYPIEQLDVEFDKGSRFDMTKYFSLIKLRKLILDAVKHGYVDEATLFTDTVFSENYGSSINEPPKTEEEKRNLEQLNKYRIAIYYNGFKGIFNVNDWKFEEVNNMASLDISYDEALKGMRKAVLNFLKLSIANKKIKKLE, from the coding sequence ATGGATAACATTAATGTCATTGTAATTGTGCTGGATACTCTCAGAAGGGATTACGGGCTGTTTTTAAAGAATTCTATGGAGCAATTAGGTTTTGTATACTATGACAATGCCATTTCAACCTCTTCGTGGACATTGCCCTCACATGCATCTATTTTTACTGGGTTGTATCCTGCTTTCCATGGTGTTCACGGTGGAACCAATAAGGATATCACTTCCCTACGTCTTGGAAAATCATTACCCTTACTATCTCGTGATCTCTTTGAGTTAGGCTATGAAACTATCCTTGTGAGTGCTAATCCATTTATAACGCCGAATTTTGGATTTAGATATTTTAATAAGTTTCATAACATATATCGGACTCTGGGATGGCTATCTGAAAATGAGAAAAATGAACTACACAGGCTAAAGTTGAAATATAAGGTTCAGTCAAGGGTTGACTTAATCCATGCTCTTCTTAGTACTGGTCATGTGCGTATCCTGTTAAAATTGATCGTTTCCTATTCTCTTAACAGAATAGGCATTATAGATAGAGATTGGCCGTTGGACAAGGGAGTGAAAAAAGCATTATCTGTTTTTAAGTCTATGAGACCTTCAAAAATTCCAAGGTTTATTTTTGTTAATCTTATGGAAGCTCATGAGCCTTATCTCAAAAATGATCCTTTCAAGCAAGTTCGAAAGCATAATCTAAAAACTAATTCGAAGTTGCCTGAGAAGTACTTGTCCCTATGGAGGCATGCCTACAGAATGGAGGTCCAATACTTAAAAAATAAATTGCTTGAGATCCTGAGAATGCTGAAGAGTAATGATCTTTTTGACTCTTCGTTGATTATCATTACCAGCGATCATGGCCAACTCCTTGGAGAATATAACCGTATAGGTCATGGAGTATTCCTGTATGACGAACTCATTAGAGTCCCACTCTTTATTCATTATCCCATTGAGCAGTTAGATGTAGAATTTGACAAAGGTTCTCGTTTTGATATGACTAAGTATTTTAGTCTTATTAAATTACGGAAGTTAATACTCGATGCTGTTAAACATGGATACGTTGATGAAGCTACTCTTTTCACCGATACTGTCTTCTCGGAGAATTATGGATCATCTATAAATGAACCCCCTAAGACAGAGGAGGAAAAAAGAAATCTGGAACAGCTTAATAAATATCGGATTGCTATTTACTATAATGGTTTTAAAGGCATATTTAACGTCAATGATTGGAAGTTTGAAGAAGTAAATAATATGGCATCTCTGGATATTTCTTATGATGAGGCACTTAAGGGTATGAGAAAGGCTGTCCTTAACTTCCTCAAGCTTTCCATTGCCAACAAAAAGATCAAAAAGCTAGAGTAA
- the galU gene encoding UTP--glucose-1-phosphate uridylyltransferase GalU, with translation MKIKKAVIPAAGLGTRMLPITKSMPKEMLPIVDRPVIHYVVEEAIRVGIDDILIITGKGKRAIEDYFDRSFELEYYLRERGKLRELRQVEEIAEMVDIYYVRQKRPLGLGDAILHAEKHVNGEPFAVLLGDDIIIAEKPAIGQLMEVAEEKNAPVIGVEKIPWERVSRYGIVKGKEIGKYLYKVEDLVEKPLPEEAPSNIAIIGRYILPPDIFDALRETPPGKDGEIQLTDALRLLLKDRDLLAKRIEGKRYDVGDKVGFIIANVELGLLRGDVRKPILEYLKRLTLGESKNE, from the coding sequence GTGAAGATAAAGAAGGCGGTGATCCCCGCGGCCGGCCTAGGAACCAGGATGCTTCCCATAACGAAGTCGATGCCCAAGGAGATGCTTCCCATCGTAGATAGGCCCGTAATCCATTACGTGGTAGAGGAGGCCATAAGGGTTGGAATAGACGATATCTTGATAATCACTGGGAAAGGCAAGAGGGCGATTGAGGACTACTTCGACAGGAGCTTCGAGCTGGAGTATTACCTAAGGGAGCGGGGGAAGCTTAGGGAGCTAAGGCAGGTGGAGGAGATTGCTGAGATGGTGGACATATACTACGTGAGGCAGAAGAGGCCGCTGGGGTTAGGAGATGCGATATTACACGCGGAGAAGCACGTTAACGGAGAGCCGTTCGCCGTGCTACTTGGCGATGACATCATAATAGCCGAGAAGCCGGCCATAGGACAACTCATGGAAGTTGCGGAGGAGAAGAACGCCCCCGTTATAGGCGTTGAGAAGATCCCGTGGGAGAGGGTAAGCAGGTACGGGATAGTAAAGGGTAAGGAAATCGGAAAATACCTCTACAAGGTGGAGGATCTCGTAGAGAAGCCTCTCCCCGAGGAAGCCCCCAGCAACATCGCAATAATCGGAAGGTATATCCTGCCTCCAGACATCTTTGATGCATTGAGAGAAACACCTCCAGGAAAAGACGGGGAGATACAGCTCACAGATGCCCTCAGGCTCTTACTGAAAGATAGGGATCTTCTTGCGAAGAGAATTGAAGGAAAGAGGTACGATGTTGGCGATAAAGTGGGATTCATAATAGCCAACGTTGAGCTAGGTTTGTTGAGGGGGGACGTTCGTAAACCTATTCTGGAGTACTTAAAAAGACTAACATTAGGAGAGAGCAAAAATGAGTAG
- a CDS encoding glycosyltransferase, whose translation MSRPTVSVIIPTHNRAHMLVRAIRSVLNQTFEDFELIVVDDASIDDTPKVVEKIKDSRIRYIRLERNSGGPVARNTGIKRARGKYIALLDDDDEWLPRRLELQVKRMEEVDKNVGVIYGGFYYVSQDTGKIIGRRLPKHRGYVYGHLLKENFVGSPTLLIKRECFKKVGLFDPKLKSSQDWDMWLRISKYYEFDYVPEIVAKYYVHGRQITFNIRKYIPGRERFIRKHLDIYKNPKVLSIHLSQIGLILILGGNPKKGLKYLAKSVAIAPLNLENYRKLLELALDSRSMEYVRKILKHT comes from the coding sequence ATGAGTAGGCCAACAGTATCTGTAATAATACCCACTCACAATAGAGCCCATATGTTGGTAAGAGCCATTCGTAGTGTGCTCAACCAAACTTTTGAGGATTTCGAACTAATAGTTGTGGATGATGCTTCCATCGACGATACACCTAAAGTTGTTGAGAAGATAAAGGACAGTAGAATAAGGTATATCAGACTGGAAAGAAACTCAGGAGGACCTGTTGCAAGAAACACTGGAATAAAGAGAGCAAGGGGTAAATACATTGCATTACTAGACGATGATGATGAGTGGTTACCTAGAAGGTTGGAACTCCAAGTTAAGAGGATGGAAGAAGTTGATAAGAACGTAGGCGTAATATACGGGGGTTTCTACTATGTTTCTCAAGACACAGGAAAAATAATAGGAAGACGCTTGCCTAAGCATCGAGGGTATGTATACGGACATCTCCTCAAAGAAAATTTTGTTGGAAGTCCAACACTTCTAATAAAGAGGGAGTGCTTCAAAAAGGTTGGGCTCTTTGACCCAAAGCTCAAGAGCTCCCAGGACTGGGACATGTGGTTAAGGATATCTAAGTACTACGAGTTTGACTACGTGCCCGAGATCGTTGCCAAGTACTACGTCCACGGAAGGCAGATAACCTTCAACATAAGAAAGTACATTCCGGGTAGGGAGCGCTTCATAAGGAAGCACTTGGATATATACAAGAATCCAAAAGTGCTTAGCATTCATCTCAGCCAGATAGGTTTGATTCTTATATTAGGAGGAAACCCCAAAAAGGGACTAAAATATTTGGCCAAATCGGTCGCAATAGCCCCACTAAACCTCGAGAATTACCGTAAGCTCCTGGAGCTCGCTCTTGACTCTCGATCGATGGAGTACGTTAGAAAGATACTCAAACACACCTAG
- a CDS encoding UDP-glucose/GDP-mannose dehydrogenase family protein, with the protein MNISIIGSGYVGLVTGIGFAKLGNEVTFVDVDERKIELINQGIPPIYEEGLEELMDELRGRYYATRDYEEAILNSDVTFICVGTPSLEDGSIDLKYVKSAAENIGKVLKKKDEYHVVVVKSTVLPGTTEGIVRPILEKHSGKRAFRDFGLAMNPEFLREGVALRDFLNPDRIVIGVQDERTRKVLEELYAPIDAPKLVVDIKTAEMIKYASNAFLATKISFANEIGNICKKLGIDSWKVFEGVGLDHRISPHFFRSGIGFGGSCFPKDIRALISKAREIGEEPLILEAVLKVNEKQPFRLIELLKKHVSELKGRTIGVLGLAFKPNTDDVRETRAYPIIRRLLEEGAIVIAYDPKAMENFKHMYPDVGTKIKYAGSAREVLEVTDVILILTEWPEFEGLDYSGKIVIDGRRVRAAEKTAKVYEGVCW; encoded by the coding sequence GTGAATATCTCAATTATAGGTTCCGGTTATGTAGGCCTTGTCACGGGTATAGGATTCGCAAAGCTTGGGAATGAGGTCACATTCGTTGACGTCGATGAAAGAAAAATTGAGCTGATCAACCAAGGAATCCCTCCAATCTATGAAGAAGGTCTTGAAGAGCTCATGGACGAGCTCAGAGGCAGGTATTATGCCACGAGAGATTATGAAGAGGCCATCTTGAACTCTGACGTTACTTTCATCTGTGTTGGAACCCCCTCTCTCGAAGATGGCTCAATCGATCTTAAGTACGTGAAAAGTGCCGCTGAAAACATCGGCAAAGTCCTAAAGAAGAAGGACGAGTATCACGTCGTAGTCGTCAAGAGCACCGTCTTACCCGGAACGACGGAGGGAATTGTAAGGCCCATCCTGGAGAAACACTCGGGCAAAAGGGCCTTCAGGGATTTTGGTCTCGCCATGAATCCTGAATTCCTGAGGGAAGGCGTGGCCCTAAGGGATTTTCTGAACCCGGATAGGATAGTCATCGGAGTTCAGGACGAAAGGACAAGAAAGGTCCTTGAAGAGCTCTACGCCCCGATAGACGCGCCCAAGCTCGTAGTGGACATCAAAACCGCAGAGATGATTAAATATGCTTCGAACGCGTTCCTAGCCACCAAGATAAGCTTCGCGAACGAGATAGGAAACATCTGCAAGAAGCTTGGCATAGATTCTTGGAAAGTCTTCGAGGGTGTCGGCCTAGACCACAGGATTAGTCCTCATTTCTTCCGCTCCGGCATCGGCTTCGGGGGCTCGTGTTTTCCAAAGGACATCAGAGCTCTAATTAGCAAGGCCAGGGAAATCGGGGAAGAACCGCTGATTCTGGAGGCCGTTCTAAAGGTCAACGAGAAGCAACCGTTCAGGCTCATCGAGCTACTGAAAAAGCACGTTTCCGAGCTAAAGGGAAGGACCATCGGAGTGCTGGGTCTGGCCTTCAAACCCAACACCGACGACGTCAGGGAGACGAGGGCATATCCCATAATTAGGAGGCTCCTCGAGGAAGGGGCTATCGTGATCGCCTACGATCCCAAGGCCATGGAGAACTTCAAGCACATGTATCCCGACGTCGGGACGAAGATAAAGTATGCGGGCTCCGCTAGGGAGGTGCTTGAAGTTACTGACGTAATACTCATACTGACGGAATGGCCGGAGTTCGAGGGGCTCGACTACTCCGGAAAGATCGTCATTGATGGAAGAAGAGTGAGGGCCGCCGAAAAGACCGCGAAGGTGTACGAGGGGGTGTGCTGGTGA
- a CDS encoding glycosyltransferase family 2 protein codes for MRSMKTKRYILVTPAKNEEKTLPLLAKSVINQSIKPSLWVIVNDNSVDKTEKIIRDLSKKHSWIIGYELKDGVFDYDPTYRYSIVVREGFRVVRKIAHEMGIPYGFIGLVDADFILERKFFEKILKEFKNDPQLGIASGGVYILTEKKKLVWERTNPQFARGSPRVFRRECFNDIGGYKQFYAPDVFSNYMARIKGWKVKQIVNAIAVQMRPTQERYGYYKSSIKRGYVNYYLGTPVLSVFAWIMYMAIIDSPIKASGFLKGYLEKLEKKERRVDNKWIVEFVEHDMNLKNNLIKVLLMRGV; via the coding sequence ATGAGGAGTATGAAAACTAAGAGATATATTTTAGTAACCCCTGCAAAAAATGAAGAAAAAACGCTACCTTTACTTGCTAAAAGTGTTATTAATCAAAGCATTAAGCCAAGTTTATGGGTTATTGTGAATGATAATAGTGTTGACAAAACTGAAAAGATTATTAGAGACTTATCTAAAAAACACAGTTGGATTATAGGGTATGAGCTCAAGGATGGAGTTTTTGATTATGATCCCACATATAGGTATTCTATTGTCGTTAGAGAAGGATTTAGGGTAGTCAGGAAAATTGCACATGAAATGGGAATACCCTATGGGTTCATTGGACTTGTAGATGCTGACTTTATTTTAGAACGTAAATTTTTTGAAAAAATCCTAAAGGAATTTAAAAATGACCCACAATTGGGGATCGCTAGTGGAGGGGTTTATATATTAACTGAAAAAAAAAAATTAGTTTGGGAACGTACTAACCCTCAATTTGCCAGAGGGAGTCCTCGTGTTTTTAGAAGAGAGTGCTTCAACGATATTGGAGGATACAAACAATTTTATGCCCCTGATGTTTTTTCAAATTATATGGCCAGAATAAAAGGATGGAAGGTAAAACAAATTGTTAATGCCATTGCAGTTCAAATGAGACCAACACAAGAAAGGTATGGATATTATAAGTCCTCTATAAAACGAGGATATGTTAACTATTATTTGGGAACACCAGTGCTATCAGTTTTTGCGTGGATTATGTATATGGCAATAATTGATAGTCCAATAAAAGCTTCTGGGTTTCTCAAGGGATATTTGGAGAAATTAGAGAAGAAAGAGAGGAGAGTTGATAATAAATGGATCGTCGAATTCGTAGAACATGATATGAACTTAAAAAATAATCTTATTAAAGTGCTTCTAATGAGGGGAGTGTGA
- a CDS encoding FkbM family methyltransferase, whose translation MDTYINQDYNVFDVSNKTVVDVGAYIGDTAVFFALNGAKRVYSFEPHPILYQIAQYNIKINKLSNVVRLKNAGVGGHTGQMLLETDEAHLDSSGYVSKFYLPNTKHFNVPLFDIAELFDVLDSVDILKVDCEGCEFEVLRRLYSTGKLEDINDGLVMEVHEGEGLGSISEILDILSKAGFRCKIYKSFRNGALNLYLIKAWRGWDEYSSQYCADSTRYSSRGLLYVT comes from the coding sequence GTGGATACTTATATCAATCAAGATTATAATGTCTTTGATGTATCTAACAAGACAGTTGTAGACGTTGGAGCTTATATTGGGGACACTGCAGTGTTCTTTGCTCTCAATGGAGCAAAAAGAGTATACAGCTTTGAACCCCATCCAATCTTATATCAAATAGCCCAATATAACATCAAGATTAATAAGTTGAGTAACGTTGTTAGACTCAAGAATGCAGGTGTGGGAGGGCATACTGGTCAGATGTTGTTAGAAACAGATGAAGCTCATCTTGACTCTTCTGGATATGTATCTAAATTTTATCTGCCAAACACTAAACACTTTAATGTTCCACTTTTTGATATCGCGGAACTCTTTGATGTGTTGGACTCCGTTGATATTCTTAAGGTAGATTGTGAAGGATGTGAGTTTGAAGTACTAAGAAGATTGTATTCGACAGGCAAACTCGAGGATATTAACGACGGACTTGTTATGGAGGTTCATGAAGGTGAGGGTCTAGGGAGTATTAGTGAAATATTGGATATCTTGAGTAAAGCAGGATTTAGATGTAAAATTTATAAATCCTTTAGAAATGGTGCTCTAAACCTGTACTTAATTAAAGCATGGAGGGGGTGGGATGAGTACTCTTCCCAATATTGTGCTGATAGTACTAGATACTCTTCGAGAGGACTACTCTACGTCACTTGA
- a CDS encoding glycosyltransferase family 2 protein, with product MRREHLSGVSVIIPTYNRAHDLKRCLESLLAQTLKPLEVIIVDDSSNDDTLNLVAQMRGSFHRRGIPLKYIKTRSKFKSLTRARNIGSKLAKGDILLFLDDDVVLSSNYIAEIHRSFEKCPQAMAAIGFITNIHMSTLNNLLNRFFWLFHTSQNKAKLLVSLDSVYPTADSSVEYLKCDLLTGNNMAIRKKVFKEGLKFDEKLLRYSWREDHDFALSLKERYGANPVCLAMNARLLHLRSSAGRIPSEKFILIREAYQLYVFYKHGLDKKALNNFIYWWSRFGFLIMLVIGGIKGNIRNRFKEAALTLKALRYVISERNKIKRRDLGEINKVFTG from the coding sequence ATGCGGAGAGAACATCTTAGTGGAGTCTCAGTAATTATCCCCACGTATAACCGGGCTCATGATCTCAAAAGGTGCTTAGAGTCACTTTTAGCCCAGACTCTTAAGCCCCTTGAGGTTATCATAGTCGATGACAGTTCCAATGATGATACATTAAACTTGGTTGCCCAGATGAGGGGAAGTTTTCATAGGAGAGGGATTCCATTAAAATACATAAAAACAAGGAGCAAATTTAAGAGTTTGACTAGAGCTAGGAATATTGGTTCAAAGCTAGCTAAGGGTGATATACTGCTGTTTTTGGATGATGATGTTGTCCTCTCTAGCAACTACATTGCAGAAATCCATCGTTCATTTGAAAAATGTCCCCAAGCTATGGCTGCTATTGGATTTATAACTAATATCCATATGAGTACCTTAAACAACCTTCTTAACAGGTTCTTTTGGCTTTTCCATACATCTCAGAACAAGGCAAAACTCTTAGTTTCTCTCGATAGTGTTTATCCAACTGCTGATTCGTCTGTGGAATATCTAAAATGTGACCTTTTAACTGGTAATAACATGGCAATAAGGAAGAAGGTATTTAAAGAAGGATTGAAATTTGATGAGAAGCTATTAAGGTACAGTTGGAGGGAGGATCACGATTTTGCCCTTTCCCTCAAGGAGCGTTATGGGGCGAATCCCGTATGTCTGGCAATGAACGCCCGGCTTCTCCACTTAAGATCTTCCGCTGGAAGAATACCTTCCGAGAAGTTTATTTTAATTCGGGAAGCTTACCAACTGTATGTTTTCTATAAACATGGGCTTGACAAAAAAGCCTTAAACAACTTTATTTACTGGTGGAGTAGGTTTGGCTTTCTTATAATGCTTGTTATTGGAGGGATTAAAGGAAATATAAGGAATAGATTTAAGGAAGCAGCTCTCACGTTAAAAGCATTAAGATATGTAATCTCCGAAAGGAACAAAATAAAGCGTCGTGATCTAGGGGAAATAAACAAAGTATTTACGGGGTGA
- the rfbD gene encoding dTDP-4-dehydrorhamnose reductase, whose translation MKVAVIGATGQLGSDIVEVFSKDLTFEVIPLSHRDVDVTVLESLKVLERIKPDVVINTAAYVRVDDAELHPEEAFRVNAIGALNVAKIAEKINAINVYISTDYVFDGEKGKPYTEDDIPNPINVYGVSKYVGEIFTRNYSSRHYIIRVASLYGKKGARGKGGNFVEWVIERAKKEEKLRVVSDQFMSPTYTKDVAAGLAKFLKIMPEYGVYHMTNDGFCSWYEFTRAIFEILGWDVEVEPISSTELNRLAKRPKFSALSVKKLGNIGIKMRHWKEALKDYLAEKKYIS comes from the coding sequence GTGAAGGTTGCTGTTATCGGCGCCACTGGCCAGCTGGGGAGCGACATAGTTGAGGTATTCTCTAAGGATCTGACCTTTGAAGTCATCCCATTATCTCATAGAGACGTAGATGTAACAGTATTAGAGAGCCTCAAGGTGCTCGAAAGGATCAAGCCGGATGTAGTAATAAATACCGCCGCTTATGTTAGGGTTGATGATGCAGAACTTCATCCCGAGGAGGCCTTCCGCGTCAATGCGATTGGAGCTTTAAACGTTGCAAAAATAGCGGAGAAAATTAACGCTATAAACGTCTACATAAGCACGGACTATGTTTTTGACGGTGAGAAGGGGAAGCCTTATACTGAAGACGACATCCCAAATCCAATAAACGTCTATGGGGTGAGTAAGTACGTTGGCGAAATTTTCACGCGGAACTATTCAAGTAGGCACTACATAATAAGGGTGGCCAGTCTCTACGGAAAAAAGGGAGCAAGAGGCAAAGGTGGGAACTTCGTTGAGTGGGTAATAGAGAGGGCAAAGAAGGAGGAAAAGCTCAGGGTAGTAAGTGACCAGTTCATGAGCCCAACTTATACGAAAGATGTTGCAGCAGGTTTGGCCAAGTTTCTCAAAATCATGCCCGAATATGGAGTTTATCATATGACCAACGATGGCTTCTGCTCGTGGTATGAGTTCACAAGGGCTATCTTTGAAATCCTTGGCTGGGACGTTGAGGTAGAACCCATAAGCTCCACAGAACTGAATAGACTGGCAAAAAGGCCGAAGTTCTCGGCGCTGAGCGTTAAAAAGCTCGGGAACATTGGTATTAAGATGAGGCACTGGAAAGAAGCCCTCAAGGACTACCTTGCTGAGAAAAAATATATATCATAG
- the rfbC gene encoding dTDP-4-dehydrorhamnose 3,5-epimerase, giving the protein MPFEFIPLEIPGVILIKPKVFEDERGFFMETYKRSDFEKAGIKGEFVQDNHSRSKYGVLRGLHFQREPYAQAKIVRVVRGVIFDVAVDLRRNSPTFGKWVGVILSEFNKWQLYIPRGFAHGFVVLSDVAEVVYKVDSVYAPDHEAGIIWNDPDIGIKWPIDNPVLSEKDKKWPTLKEAIKKGWVF; this is encoded by the coding sequence ATGCCCTTCGAGTTCATTCCTCTTGAAATACCGGGTGTCATCCTAATAAAGCCTAAGGTTTTCGAAGATGAGAGAGGCTTTTTTATGGAGACATACAAGAGGTCGGACTTTGAGAAGGCCGGCATTAAGGGGGAATTTGTCCAGGATAACCACTCCCGCTCGAAATACGGTGTCCTCAGGGGCCTGCACTTCCAGAGGGAGCCCTACGCACAGGCCAAGATAGTGAGGGTTGTGAGGGGGGTCATCTTCGATGTGGCCGTGGATCTCAGGCGGAACTCTCCTACCTTTGGGAAGTGGGTTGGTGTGATACTCTCGGAGTTCAACAAATGGCAATTGTACATTCCGAGAGGTTTTGCACACGGCTTCGTTGTCCTTAGCGACGTCGCTGAAGTAGTGTACAAGGTTGACAGCGTCTATGCGCCCGATCACGAGGCAGGTATAATCTGGAACGATCCAGATATAGGGATAAAATGGCCGATAGACAATCCAGTACTCTCAGAGAAAGACAAGAAATGGCCAACCCTCAAAGAGGCCATCAAGAAGGGGTGGGTGTTCTAG
- a CDS encoding glycosyltransferase family 2 protein encodes MDGHKNISVIICTKNSEETLKETLESIKTAKPFEVIIIDGGSNDNTLNIARNFTKRIYHDNGRGLGYARFLGAILAKGEYVAYIDSDVIIPAEDFFDVLIEEMNRNCWVGIHAQIKTSKLRNYWERGMDFYFRNKFNIPGEKTELPMMACVIKREIIIDIGFDVHFKGAGEDQDFWRRVHMKGYKFGVSYRRWVFHHHRSSFKEFIKQRIWYGKGNIMLFSKYHDWKKLMSPIGAVVGGILLILRHKEFKFLPFFFLWGVSVGIGEIIGILELITKSVRLRRGRNHG; translated from the coding sequence ATGGATGGGCATAAGAATATTTCAGTTATAATATGTACTAAAAATAGCGAAGAAACACTTAAAGAAACATTAGAATCTATAAAAACAGCTAAGCCATTTGAGGTAATAATCATAGATGGAGGATCTAATGACAATACCCTGAATATTGCAAGAAACTTCACTAAAAGGATTTACCACGATAATGGACGAGGATTAGGATATGCCCGATTTTTGGGTGCAATCTTAGCCAAAGGGGAGTACGTTGCATACATAGATTCGGACGTAATAATACCTGCAGAAGATTTTTTTGATGTCCTAATTGAAGAGATGAATAGAAATTGTTGGGTCGGAATTCACGCTCAGATAAAAACCTCCAAGCTCAGGAATTATTGGGAAAGGGGTATGGATTTTTATTTCCGAAATAAGTTCAATATTCCCGGTGAAAAAACTGAACTTCCTATGATGGCCTGTGTTATAAAACGCGAGATTATCATTGACATTGGATTTGACGTTCATTTTAAAGGTGCTGGTGAAGACCAAGATTTCTGGAGAAGGGTACATATGAAGGGATATAAGTTTGGAGTCTCCTATAGAAGGTGGGTATTTCACCATCACAGGTCCTCATTTAAAGAATTCATAAAACAGAGGATCTGGTATGGAAAAGGAAACATTATGTTATTTTCGAAGTATCATGACTGGAAGAAATTGATGAGCCCCATCGGAGCGGTAGTCGGTGGAATTCTTTTAATTCTCAGACACAAAGAATTTAAATTTCTCCCATTTTTTTTCTTGTGGGGAGTGAGTGTTGGGATTGGAGAGATCATTGGTATTCTTGAATTGATAACTAAATCTGTGCGCCTGAGGAGGGGAAGGAATCATGGATAA